Proteins encoded by one window of Bactrocera oleae isolate idBacOlea1 chromosome 4, idBacOlea1, whole genome shotgun sequence:
- the LOC106627313 gene encoding putative inorganic phosphate cotransporter isoform X1, whose amino-acid sequence MVKNRRFEKAPIIGTRHIQCFLCFCCLSICYALRVNLSVGIVAMTDRNSTNSDLTVYDWSEGTKSYVLSSFFWGYITTQIPGGHIAQKYGAKTLLLIGITLCSVLTLLTPLAVEFGGWQLLFAVRVIQGLLQGSVHPATHAMLAKWSPVEERGALSTFCYSGSQFGTVIILAISGVIAESPLGWPGIFYISGALGIVWGVCWFIFTASTPAQHKTISPEERKFIENSLGQVDSTPRTVAPTPWGKIFTSPPFLSLIIVHCTHMWGFWTLLTQIPNYMKNILGVDMKNSALLSSLPYAVMCLLSFFFIYLSKVLARRENVSLSFSRKFFNSIGHWIPMISLIALGYVTKEHSLLAVILLTLTVGISGATYLGFQVNHIDLSPNYAGTLMGITNGSANVMSALAPLAVGLVVTDVTNVVEWRIVFFIAAGFYFVGNLLFVIFGKTEVQSWNSPEDALAKRLNVVDAESPALLLNGDKKKITITENGTQ is encoded by the exons CACCGATTATCGGTACAAGACATATACAATGTTTCCTATGTTTTTGTTGCCTATCGATTTGTTATGCGTTACGCGTCAATCTCAGCGTGGGCATTGTGGCGATGACGGATCGGAATTCCACGAACAGCGATCTGACG GTATACGATTGGAGTGAGGGCACCAAGTCCTATGTATTAAGCAGCTTCTTCTGGGGTTATATCACTACGCAAATACCCGGTGGACACATAGCACAGAAATATGGCGCGAAAACATTACTGCTAATTGGCATTACGCTCTGCTCCGTGTTGACACTACTCACGCCGTTAGCTGTTGAGTTTGGCGGTTGGCAGCTATTGTTTGCGGTACGTGTCATTCAAGGACTGTTGCAAGGTTCCGTACATCCAGCCACGCATGCCATGTTGGCGAAATGGTCACCCGTCGAAGAACGTGGCGCGCTGAGTACTTTCTGTTATTCCGGCTCACAATTCGGCACTGTTATTATATTGGCTATAAGTGGCGTCATTGCTGAATCACCACTCGGTTGGCCTGGTATTTTCTACATCTCTGGCGCTTTAGGTATAGTTTGGGGTGTCTGTTGGTTCATATTTACGGCCAGCACACCAGCTCAACATAAAACCATCTCACCGGAGGAACGTAAATTTATCGAAAATTCATTGGGACAAGTTGATTCGACGCCACGCACAGTAGCGCCGACACCATGGGGCAAGATCTTCACCTCACCGCCATTTTTATCACTGATCATTGTACACTGTACGCATATGTGGGGTTTCTGGACACTGCTTACACAAATTCCCAACTACATGAAAAATATTCTCGGTGTGGACATGAAAAATAGCGCTCTACTATCGTCTCTACCTTATGCTGTCATGTGTTTGCTCAGTTTCTTCTTTATCTACCTGTCAAAGGTGTTGGCACGTCGTGAGAATGTATCGCTGTCATTTAGTCGCAAATTCTTCAACTCCATCGGTCATTGGATACCAATGATCTCACTTATCGCGCTCGGCTATGTCACAAAGGAGCATTCATTACTGGCCGTCATCTTGCTCACACTCACAGTGGGTATCAGTGGCGCCACATATCTAGGCTTTCAGGTCAACCATATTGATCTGTCGCCAAACTATGCGGGTACGCTGATGGGCATTACCAATGGTTCAGCGAATGTGATGAGCGCTTTGGCGCCGCTGGCCGTCGGTCTAGTTGTCACCGATGTG ACAAATGTGGTGGAGTGGCGTATTGTGTTTTTCATCGCTGCCGGCTTTTACTTTGTCGGCAACTTGCTCTTTGTCATATTCGGCAAAACCGAAGTGCAAAGTTGGAATTCACCCGAAGATGCATTAGCCAAACGCTTGAACGTGGTGGACGCTGAATCGCCAGCGTTACTGTTAAATGGTGATAAGAAAAAGATAACAATCACGGAGAACGGCACGCAATAG
- the LOC106627313 gene encoding putative inorganic phosphate cotransporter isoform X2, which translates to MLFKTPIIGTRHIQCFLCFCCLSICYALRVNLSVGIVAMTDRNSTNSDLTVYDWSEGTKSYVLSSFFWGYITTQIPGGHIAQKYGAKTLLLIGITLCSVLTLLTPLAVEFGGWQLLFAVRVIQGLLQGSVHPATHAMLAKWSPVEERGALSTFCYSGSQFGTVIILAISGVIAESPLGWPGIFYISGALGIVWGVCWFIFTASTPAQHKTISPEERKFIENSLGQVDSTPRTVAPTPWGKIFTSPPFLSLIIVHCTHMWGFWTLLTQIPNYMKNILGVDMKNSALLSSLPYAVMCLLSFFFIYLSKVLARRENVSLSFSRKFFNSIGHWIPMISLIALGYVTKEHSLLAVILLTLTVGISGATYLGFQVNHIDLSPNYAGTLMGITNGSANVMSALAPLAVGLVVTDVTNVVEWRIVFFIAAGFYFVGNLLFVIFGKTEVQSWNSPEDALAKRLNVVDAESPALLLNGDKKKITITENGTQ; encoded by the exons ATGCTGTTCAAAA CACCGATTATCGGTACAAGACATATACAATGTTTCCTATGTTTTTGTTGCCTATCGATTTGTTATGCGTTACGCGTCAATCTCAGCGTGGGCATTGTGGCGATGACGGATCGGAATTCCACGAACAGCGATCTGACG GTATACGATTGGAGTGAGGGCACCAAGTCCTATGTATTAAGCAGCTTCTTCTGGGGTTATATCACTACGCAAATACCCGGTGGACACATAGCACAGAAATATGGCGCGAAAACATTACTGCTAATTGGCATTACGCTCTGCTCCGTGTTGACACTACTCACGCCGTTAGCTGTTGAGTTTGGCGGTTGGCAGCTATTGTTTGCGGTACGTGTCATTCAAGGACTGTTGCAAGGTTCCGTACATCCAGCCACGCATGCCATGTTGGCGAAATGGTCACCCGTCGAAGAACGTGGCGCGCTGAGTACTTTCTGTTATTCCGGCTCACAATTCGGCACTGTTATTATATTGGCTATAAGTGGCGTCATTGCTGAATCACCACTCGGTTGGCCTGGTATTTTCTACATCTCTGGCGCTTTAGGTATAGTTTGGGGTGTCTGTTGGTTCATATTTACGGCCAGCACACCAGCTCAACATAAAACCATCTCACCGGAGGAACGTAAATTTATCGAAAATTCATTGGGACAAGTTGATTCGACGCCACGCACAGTAGCGCCGACACCATGGGGCAAGATCTTCACCTCACCGCCATTTTTATCACTGATCATTGTACACTGTACGCATATGTGGGGTTTCTGGACACTGCTTACACAAATTCCCAACTACATGAAAAATATTCTCGGTGTGGACATGAAAAATAGCGCTCTACTATCGTCTCTACCTTATGCTGTCATGTGTTTGCTCAGTTTCTTCTTTATCTACCTGTCAAAGGTGTTGGCACGTCGTGAGAATGTATCGCTGTCATTTAGTCGCAAATTCTTCAACTCCATCGGTCATTGGATACCAATGATCTCACTTATCGCGCTCGGCTATGTCACAAAGGAGCATTCATTACTGGCCGTCATCTTGCTCACACTCACAGTGGGTATCAGTGGCGCCACATATCTAGGCTTTCAGGTCAACCATATTGATCTGTCGCCAAACTATGCGGGTACGCTGATGGGCATTACCAATGGTTCAGCGAATGTGATGAGCGCTTTGGCGCCGCTGGCCGTCGGTCTAGTTGTCACCGATGTG ACAAATGTGGTGGAGTGGCGTATTGTGTTTTTCATCGCTGCCGGCTTTTACTTTGTCGGCAACTTGCTCTTTGTCATATTCGGCAAAACCGAAGTGCAAAGTTGGAATTCACCCGAAGATGCATTAGCCAAACGCTTGAACGTGGTGGACGCTGAATCGCCAGCGTTACTGTTAAATGGTGATAAGAAAAAGATAACAATCACGGAGAACGGCACGCAATAG